A window from Dehalococcoidia bacterium encodes these proteins:
- a CDS encoding ATP-dependent Clp protease proteolytic subunit: MEQPDIRDFVPERYIAPIQDPSALLRAAPARLRAVIPTVIETTPRGERHYDIYSMLLKERIIFLGTPIFDQVANAIIAQLLHLEREDPERDISMYINSPGGEVHAGLAIYDAMNLNRCDVATYCVGLSASMATVLLSSGTPGKRYAMPHSTIHMHQAMGGVQGQAADIEIEAREAIRINDKIRHILAQNTGQSPERIKTDFDRNFYMDAQQAVEYGMVDEILSPPERRR; this comes from the coding sequence ATGGAACAGCCGGACATTCGTGACTTCGTCCCAGAGCGATACATAGCGCCGATCCAAGACCCTTCTGCGCTGCTACGGGCGGCGCCCGCGCGCTTGCGGGCCGTGATCCCCACCGTCATCGAGACGACGCCCCGGGGCGAGCGCCACTACGACATCTACTCGATGCTCCTGAAGGAGCGCATCATCTTCCTGGGCACGCCGATCTTCGACCAGGTAGCGAACGCGATCATCGCCCAGCTCTTGCACCTCGAGCGCGAGGACCCGGAGCGCGACATTTCGATGTACATCAATTCCCCCGGCGGCGAGGTGCACGCCGGCCTCGCCATCTACGACGCGATGAACCTCAACCGCTGCGATGTCGCCACTTACTGCGTCGGGTTGAGCGCGAGCATGGCCACGGTGCTGCTCTCCTCGGGGACGCCCGGGAAGCGCTACGCGATGCCGCATTCGACCATCCATATGCACCAGGCGATGGGCGGCGTCCAGGGCCAGGCCGCCGACATCGAGATCGAGGCGCGGGAAGCTATCCGCATCAACGACAAGATCCGCCACATCCTGGCGCAGAACACAGGCCAGAGCCCGGAGCGAATCAAGACGGACTTCGACCGCAACTTCTACATGGACGCCCAGCAGGCGGTCGAATACGGCATGGTGGACGAGATCCTGTCGCCGCCGGAGCGGCGCCGCTAG